Sequence from the Anaerolineales bacterium genome:
CACACCGGCGCCGGGAAATCCTCCATCGCCCGCCTGATCGCCCGCTTCTACGAGTACCAGGGCGGGCGGCTGCTGGTGGATGGGCATGACCTGCGCGCCTTTAACCTGCGCGCCTACCGCCGCCAGCTGGGAATCGTGTCCCAGGTCCCATTCTTGTTCTCGGGCACCGTCCTGGACAACATCCGCTACGCCAGGCCGCAGACCGGTTTGGCGGAGATCGAGGCTCTGGCCCGGCGGATTGGCGACGGCGAGTGGATGGAGGCGCTTCCGGAGGGACTGAGCACCGAGGTCGGCGAGCGCGGCAGCCGGTTGTCGATGGGGCAGCGACAGCTGGTCAGCTTGATGCGGGTATTGGTGCAGCGGCCTGCGATCTTCATCCTGGACGAGGCCACCGCCAACATCGACCCCTTCACCGAGTACCAGATCCAACAGGCACTGGAACTCATCCTGGCCGCCACCACCTCGGTGCTGATCGCCCATCGCCTGTCGACCGTGCAGGCGGCGGACCGGATCATCGTGCTGCAGGATGGGCGGATCATCGAGGAAGGAAACCACCGCTCGCTGCTCGCGGACGGAGGTCACTATGCCGATCTGTACAACACGTACTTCCGCCACCAGTCCCTGGCTTACGTCGAGGCCGCCCGCCAGGCGGCGCTCTCCGACGCCGTCGAGCCATAGGCCCAGCGATACATTGCCGCCCCCAGGCCGATGTGCTAAAGTCAATTGCCTCGTTGCCCGAGGCACAATCGCATGGAACTGGCTCCTCGCTCAACCATCGACACCGGCCTGATTGAAGGCCGCCCCTGCTTCGTGTGCGGTGCACACGCCCTGCATGCTGTCCACGTTGAAGGCGTACCCGATTACGTAACCTGTTCCGACTGCCGGTCGGCGTTCGTTCTCGATCAGACGGGGGACTGGTTGATGTACGGCATGATCAACCAGGCCTACCCGGAGACCCGTCGGGTGGCGCTTCGCCAGTGGGCCCGCCCGGAGGACGTGATGCAGTCGGCCACCGAGGACCGGCGCCTGGCGGCGGTGGAGCTGGCCGCCGAGGAGCTGCCGCAGGTCGCGGCAGCCGAGGAACTGCCCCTGCCGGACGTCCCCGCCTCGGGGCCCGCGGCCGAAGCCGACGACCTCGACCCGGCAGCCCTGCCTGCCCTGTTTGCCGACGAGCCCGCCCTCGAGGACATGCCGGCCAGCCCGTGGGGCCTCCCGCTGCCCGATATGCCCCGGCAGGACGGCGAAGGGGATCTTGACGATTTCTCCTCCCGACTGGCCGCTCTGGCCGGAGTGCCCATTGAGGATCTGCTCTTCGATCGCCAGGATGAAGCGTTCGGCATGACGGGCCAGGACGACCTGGGGACCGTCGACGAGTTCGCCGCCGGAGCGGTCGGCAGCGATGATTGGCTGATCCTCCCCGAGGAACCGGGTATGTCGCCGCCGCCGCAAGACCAGCCCCAGGCGGGCGACGGCCCGGATCCCCTGCGATCGCTGTGGCGCGCCGCGCCGGCAGCGCTCGACGTCTT
This genomic interval carries:
- a CDS encoding ATP-binding cassette domain-containing protein, which produces HTGAGKSSIARLIARFYEYQGGRLLVDGHDLRAFNLRAYRRQLGIVSQVPFLFSGTVLDNIRYARPQTGLAEIEALARRIGDGEWMEALPEGLSTEVGERGSRLSMGQRQLVSLMRVLVQRPAIFILDEATANIDPFTEYQIQQALELILAATTSVLIAHRLSTVQAADRIIVLQDGRIIEEGNHRSLLADGGHYADLYNTYFRHQSLAYVEAARQAALSDAVEP